A single window of Bos javanicus breed banteng chromosome 19, ARS-OSU_banteng_1.0, whole genome shotgun sequence DNA harbors:
- the LOC133231501 gene encoding CMRF35-like molecule 6: MDLHPGLPKPRLTRWSWARLCFTGCLSLSGPRSVTGIVGGSMSVECQYQEAFVDDIKYWCKHPCVSPWKIVETRESEREVRRGRVSIRDRPASLTFTVTLESLREEDAGTYGCGIYVPLSRDPTFQVEVSVIPVSMTTTSPKRSTSTPESPTTLAVPTWSAVSGQEAPDPSQAHRPLLGSAHFLLLVFLKVPLLLGMLGAALWVNRPLRSSADRQSQSIYENW; this comes from the exons ATGGACCTGCATCCAGGGCTCCCCAAACCCAGACTCACTCGATGGAGCTGGGCTCGGTTGTGTTTTACAGGCTGTTTGTCCCTGAGTGGCCCCCGAAGCGTGACAGGCATCGTGGGGGGATCCATGAGCGTGGAGTGTCAGTACCAGGAGGCATTCGTGGACGACATCAAATACTGGTGCAAACACCCGTGTGTGTCACCGTGGAAGATTGTGGAGAccagagagtcagagagagaagtgAGGAGGGGCCGCGTGTCCATCAGAGACCGTCCTGCAAGCCTCACCTTCACAGTGACCTTGGAGAGCCTCAGAGAGGAGGATGCGGGAACGTACGGATGTGGGATCTATGTGCCACTTTCACGTGACCCCACCTTCCAGGTGGAGGTGTCTGTGATCCCAG TCTCTATGACAACCACCAGCCCCAAGAGGTCCACAAGCACCCCGGAGTCTCCCACTACCTTGGCAGTGCCCACCTGGAGCGCCGTGTCCGGGCAGGAGGCCCCTGATCCCAGCCAAGCGCATCG GCCCCTGCTGGGCAGCGCCCACTTCCTGCTCCTGGTCTTCCTGAAGGTACCCCTGCTCCTGGGCATGCTGGGTGCTGCCCTCTGGGTCAACAGGCCTCTGAGGAGCTCTGCGGACAGGCAGAGTCAGTCCATTTACGAGAACTGGTAG